A window from Candidatus Krumholzibacteriota bacterium encodes these proteins:
- the gcvPA gene encoding aminomethyl-transferring glycine dehydrogenase subunit GcvPA → MSYIQNTNQDREEMLKAIGVSSFEELLKPVSSEFRVKGGLDLPGPKSEAEVISELDRLAARNNPASSMKSFLGGGVYDRFIPAAVRYVLSRSEFYTSYTPYQAEVSQGTLQSIYEYQSMICGLTSMEVANASLYDGATAMAESILMACSVKRKDKVLVSGSIPGRMKSVLRSYTLGGNIKMEYIPFTEDGTLDIGKLKEEVGPDTAAVVMAQPNYFGVIEKAEEISSIARESGSLLVSYVDPVSLAVLTPPGEYGADIVVGEGQSFGLPQNFGGPLLGFIATKKKYVRKSPGRLISRTADVDGNTGYVMTLQTREQHIRRGRATSNICTNEGLCALAASVYLATLGEDGFREVALQSASKARTLYDMISGLPGCSFPFGNNFFQEFVIKLPVPADQFLKEARGRGVLAGISLAEDFPQLGDSAILTAVTERRSREDLILYRDLLSRTGGGK, encoded by the coding sequence AGTTATATACAGAATACTAATCAAGACAGAGAAGAGATGTTAAAGGCTATAGGAGTATCATCTTTCGAAGAACTTCTCAAGCCGGTGTCTTCAGAGTTTAGAGTTAAGGGAGGATTGGATCTTCCCGGGCCAAAGAGCGAAGCTGAAGTAATAAGTGAGCTTGACCGGCTGGCCGCCCGGAACAATCCGGCTTCTTCGATGAAGAGTTTCCTGGGCGGAGGGGTTTATGACCGCTTTATCCCCGCTGCCGTCAGGTACGTGCTTTCCAGAAGTGAGTTTTATACTTCATACACGCCCTATCAGGCGGAAGTAAGTCAGGGTACTCTGCAGTCGATTTATGAATATCAGAGTATGATATGCGGGCTGACTTCGATGGAAGTGGCGAACGCTTCTCTCTATGACGGAGCGACAGCTATGGCTGAATCGATATTAATGGCGTGTTCGGTGAAGCGGAAAGATAAGGTGCTCGTCTCAGGTTCTATTCCAGGAAGAATGAAATCCGTCCTCCGGTCATATACTCTCGGGGGAAATATCAAAATGGAATATATTCCCTTCACAGAAGACGGCACTCTGGATATCGGCAAACTCAAAGAAGAGGTCGGGCCGGATACGGCGGCCGTTGTGATGGCTCAGCCCAATTATTTCGGTGTGATAGAGAAGGCGGAGGAAATCTCCTCCATCGCGCGTGAATCCGGTTCGCTTCTCGTTTCGTATGTTGATCCGGTATCTCTCGCTGTATTAACCCCTCCCGGAGAGTATGGCGCCGACATCGTTGTGGGGGAAGGACAGTCTTTCGGTCTTCCGCAGAACTTCGGCGGACCTCTCCTCGGATTTATTGCGACTAAGAAGAAGTACGTCAGAAAATCACCCGGCCGTCTTATTAGCAGAACAGCAGATGTTGACGGCAATACAGGTTACGTGATGACTCTGCAAACAAGAGAGCAGCATATAAGGCGCGGCAGAGCGACATCTAATATCTGTACTAATGAGGGGCTCTGCGCTCTCGCGGCTTCTGTCTATCTGGCAACGCTGGGTGAAGACGGCTTCCGGGAAGTTGCCCTTCAGAGCGCCTCGAAGGCCCGCACGCTGTATGATATGATATCCGGCCTGCCCGGATGCAGCTTTCCTTTCGGAAACAACTTCTTCCAGGAATTTGTTATTAAACTGCCCGTTCCGGCCGACCAGTTTCTGAAGGAGGCAAGAGGCAGAGGTGTGCTTGCCGGCATTTCTCTGGCTGAGGATTTCCCGCAGCTCGGGGATTCTGCTATTCTCACGGCGGTGACCGAGAGGCGCTCCAGAGAGGATCTTATCCTTTACCGTGACCTGCTCTCGCGGACTGGAGGTGGAAAATGA
- a CDS encoding lipoate--protein ligase family protein, which produces MSRWLFLDDGQGSGAENMAADEFILKIVRESDIGAILRLYSFDPPAVTVGYHQDPGNVLDLASLRRDRIPLVRRITGGRALLHDDEITYCLAASVDGGVFQSNLRERFTAVSEALKDALNICGVKARISRGRREPGGGEMTSPCLASVSQHEITAGGRKIVASAQRSCGPVFIQHGSILLDGGAKKISEYLKGDWGDFDRHVTSIKKETGTNPGYSRCAEVLKEAFSAKFRVKFRDLKLSGGDRSYIKAAARKKAAEF; this is translated from the coding sequence ATGTCGCGATGGTTGTTTCTTGATGACGGACAAGGAAGCGGCGCCGAGAATATGGCTGCCGATGAATTCATCCTGAAAATTGTCAGGGAATCGGATATCGGCGCGATCCTTCGGCTCTATTCATTTGATCCTCCGGCGGTAACTGTCGGCTATCATCAGGATCCCGGGAATGTTCTAGATCTTGCCTCTCTGCGAAGAGATCGAATACCTCTCGTCCGCCGGATAACAGGGGGGCGGGCGCTTCTTCACGACGATGAAATAACGTACTGCCTGGCGGCCTCTGTGGATGGAGGGGTGTTTCAGTCGAACCTGAGAGAGAGGTTTACGGCTGTCTCTGAAGCCTTAAAGGACGCGCTGAACATTTGCGGAGTAAAGGCCCGGATATCTAGAGGCAGGAGGGAACCGGGAGGAGGGGAAATGACCTCTCCCTGTCTTGCTTCCGTAAGTCAGCACGAAATCACCGCCGGCGGCAGGAAGATAGTAGCGAGCGCTCAGCGAAGCTGCGGACCGGTTTTTATACAGCATGGATCTATACTGCTTGACGGAGGGGCAAAGAAAATATCGGAATATCTTAAGGGGGATTGGGGTGATTTTGACCGTCATGTAACGAGTATCAAAAAGGAAACGGGCACAAATCCGGGTTACAGCAGGTGCGCCGAAGTTCTTAAAGAGGCGTTTTCCGCTAAATTCAGGGTTAAATTCCGGGATTTGAAGCTCTCCGGCGGGGACAGGTCTTATATTAAAGCCGCGGCGAGAAAGAAAGCGGCTGAATTTTAA
- the gcvPB gene encoding aminomethyl-transferring glycine dehydrogenase subunit GcvPB, which produces MTGTIFDKGTDGISGRYIPENDCPVDEDHLPLQRESSLGLPRVAEQGVIRHYMGLASKNYHIDKGIYPLGSCTMKYNPVVNEEIARNNAFCGLHPAQDEEDIQGALELMYNLQEILCEICGMDSFSLQPAAGAHGELTGMMIARDYFLSRGEERKVVIVPDSAHGTNPASVAICGFTPVTIESDERGMINPSDLKEKISGETAVLMLTLPNTLGLFEKDIGEIIEITHDAGALVYMDGANMNALLGIVRPGKIGVDIMHLNLHKTFATPHGGGGPGSGPVGVLEHLSDFLPVPRVVKEEDRFAFLRESEKTIGKVHSYFGNFNVFIKAYAYLCSTGGEGLREVSENAIINANYLMKLVGKYYDIKYPGPCMHEFVASSVNLKKYGVNTLEVAKRLLDYGVHAPTVYFPLIVKEALMIEPVETEKKQTLDRFAEIMKDISEEAKKNPDLLHDAPVSTPVRRLDEVSAARNPDFRWQKGK; this is translated from the coding sequence ATGACAGGGACGATTTTTGATAAAGGAACAGACGGTATCAGCGGAAGATATATCCCCGAGAACGATTGTCCGGTTGACGAGGACCATCTGCCTCTACAGCGCGAATCTTCACTGGGGCTGCCCCGCGTAGCGGAGCAGGGAGTGATAAGGCATTACATGGGACTGGCATCAAAGAATTATCATATCGACAAGGGAATATATCCGCTCGGCAGCTGCACGATGAAGTACAACCCGGTTGTAAATGAAGAGATTGCCCGCAATAACGCGTTTTGCGGTCTTCATCCGGCTCAGGACGAAGAGGATATCCAGGGGGCTCTGGAGCTCATGTATAATCTTCAGGAGATCTTATGCGAGATATGCGGAATGGATTCTTTCTCTCTTCAGCCGGCAGCGGGCGCCCACGGAGAACTCACGGGGATGATGATTGCCCGCGATTATTTCCTGAGCAGAGGGGAAGAGAGAAAGGTTGTGATAGTACCTGATTCCGCGCACGGGACAAACCCCGCCAGTGTGGCGATATGCGGGTTTACTCCCGTAACTATCGAGTCGGATGAAAGGGGTATGATCAATCCTTCCGATTTGAAAGAAAAGATCAGCGGTGAAACGGCGGTTCTTATGCTCACCCTGCCTAACACACTCGGATTATTCGAGAAGGATATAGGAGAGATAATTGAAATAACGCATGACGCCGGCGCTCTCGTTTATATGGACGGAGCCAACATGAACGCGCTTCTGGGAATAGTGAGGCCGGGTAAGATAGGGGTCGATATAATGCACCTGAATCTGCATAAGACATTCGCAACTCCTCACGGAGGCGGAGGTCCGGGGTCGGGCCCCGTGGGTGTGCTGGAGCATCTTTCCGATTTTCTGCCTGTTCCCCGAGTAGTTAAAGAGGAAGACAGATTCGCCTTTTTGCGGGAATCTGAAAAAACTATCGGAAAAGTGCATTCATATTTCGGCAATTTCAATGTTTTTATAAAAGCGTACGCCTATCTTTGCTCCACCGGCGGAGAAGGCCTCAGAGAGGTATCTGAAAACGCGATTATAAACGCCAATTATCTTATGAAACTGGTGGGAAAATATTACGATATCAAATATCCCGGGCCCTGTATGCATGAATTTGTGGCGTCATCGGTGAACCTGAAGAAATACGGGGTCAACACACTGGAAGTGGCGAAACGTCTTCTTGATTACGGAGTACACGCTCCCACCGTGTATTTCCCGTTGATTGTAAAGGAAGCTCTGATGATCGAGCCCGTTGAAACGGAAAAGAAGCAGACTCTTGACCGTTTCGCGGAAATCATGAAAGATATATCAGAGGAAGCGAAAAAGAATCCGGACCTTCTTCATGACGCTCCGGTAAGCACTCCGGTTCGGAGGCTTGATGAGGTTTCTGCCGCCCGTAATCCCGATTTCCGCTGGCAAAAGGGGAAATAA